The genomic DNA GCAGCGGTATCGGCACTGACGACAATTTCCCCTTCGACAAAACCGTCGCCATGCTCCAGCGGGAAGCTAAGTACATCCGTCGATTCGTCGTGTTGCAGAAATCGCCGATTAAGCTCCTGGATGGTCCGATCGTCAACAACGACCAATGAAATATGCGCTCGCTGCAGACCTTCGCCCAACAACACGGCGCGAATGCTTTCGGCCAGCTGACTTTTGCTAATGGCGTGTCGATCTTGCCGATTGGTAATTTCAACGACAATCGAGGGGACGGCATCCGATATAGGATGCGGAGAATTAGACATGGTGCGCAGCGAAGATTTCATACGACGACAAAAGAGCTTGGCTCATGCAGTTCTTTGTTCCGGATACCGCACACGGCCATGGTAGACCGCCGTCAGCGATTTCACCAGGCTTTCTTTTACCTCGTGCAATTCTTGCAGCGTTAGGCCGCAATCGTCAAATTGTCCGTCCAGCAGCCGCGCCATCACCAAATCGTGCACCAAGCCTTCCAGTCGGGCTGGAGCAGGATCGACCAGCGTACGGCTGGCACTTTCGGCAGCGTCGGCCATCATCAGGACGCCGGCTTCTTTGGTTTGCGGTTTGGGGCCTGGATAGCGGTACGAGTGTTCTTCAACTTCTCCGCGGGTAGGATCGCTTTCGCTTTGCTGTGCAGCCCGGCGGAAAAAATATTCCACCAGCGTGGTTCCATGATGTTGCTCAATGAAATCGATAATGCGCTGCGGCAAATGATGTTGTCGAGCCAAGTCGGCGCCGTCTTTCACGTGGGCGACAATGATTAAGCGGCTCATCGCCGGTAGCAGCGTTTCGTGCAGACTGGGGGAACCCTGCGCTTGGTTTTCCGCAAAGTATTGCGGTTTGAGCATCTTCCCAATATCATGGAAATAAGCGCCCACCCGCACCAAAAGCCCGCGCGCACCAATGGCATCCGCGGCGGCCTCGCCGATAGCTGCCACGTTGATAGAGTGGTTATAGGTGCCTGGCGCCCGACGCACCAATTCCTGAAGCAGCGGATGCGAAATATCGCCAATTTCCAGCAGGCTGATGTCTGTAAGCACACCGAACGATTTTTCAATGAACGGCAACAAACCCGTCATCAAAAATCCCGCCGCAACCGCACCCCAACCGGCCGGCGGAACATCATAAATTAAGGTTTGCTTCAGCGGTTGGCCGGCCAGAACGCTGTCGCCGATTTCAGTAAGCATCGCAATGATCGCCGACGCAATGCCCACATAAATCAGCTTGCTGCGGCTGCGCACTCTTCCCAGCAACAGAATGGACGAAACGGCTGCGCTCATCAGCGTAATATACGACGACAAATCTTCGTTCAATACCACGACCGACACTACCAGTACTAAAGCAGCCGTCAACAACAACGCCAGTTCCTGGTTATAAACCAGCGCCACGGTCATACCGAACAGCATCACCGGAATGGAATCAACTCGCCAGGCGTCTTTAGCCATTGCCACCAGTGTCACCGCGGCGATAAACATGCCCAGCATGGCACTGAACCGGCCGTAATTG from Pirellulales bacterium includes the following:
- the ybeY gene encoding rRNA maturation RNase YbeY translates to MSNSPHPISDAVPSIVVEITNRQDRHAISKSQLAESIRAVLLGEGLQRAHISLVVVDDRTIQELNRRFLQHDESTDVLSFPLEHGDGFVEGEIVVSADTAARTAQRFGWSADNELLLYAIHGALHLVEYDDQTAAAKEKMRRRERFYLRQFGLSPRYKEGCP
- a CDS encoding HDIG domain-containing protein, which gives rise to DVLVRAGETINDDKVALLRLEHDAYIATLTPGEEISRSLAFFGMMLAMFMLSGFYILYRERSIFRNYGRFSAMLGMFIAAVTLVAMAKDAWRVDSIPVMLFGMTVALVYNQELALLLTAALVLVVSVVVLNEDLSSYITLMSAAVSSILLLGRVRSRSKLIYVGIASAIIAMLTEIGDSVLAGQPLKQTLIYDVPPAGWGAVAAGFLMTGLLPFIEKSFGVLTDISLLEIGDISHPLLQELVRRAPGTYNHSINVAAIGEAAADAIGARGLLVRVGAYFHDIGKMLKPQYFAENQAQGSPSLHETLLPAMSRLIIVAHVKDGADLARQHHLPQRIIDFIEQHHGTTLVEYFFRRAAQQSESDPTRGEVEEHSYRYPGPKPQTKEAGVLMMADAAESASRTLVDPAPARLEGLVHDLVMARLLDGQFDDCGLTLQELHEVKESLVKSLTAVYHGRVRYPEQRTA